The Candidatus Dependentiae bacterium genome contains a region encoding:
- a CDS encoding glycosyltransferase, translating to MFGGNCNLFGLKQLKSRATVMTMMMKCYFFIRAFILSFFCQVGWRLSFSILFLLFFNSLYALKILVVVGTFPLICETVILNQITGLIDNGHDVYIYARRKGNIKKMQPDVNRYQLLNRVYYKAYPKNINTYDVILAQFGPRGTDFRKIKEKGFTGKLVTCFRGSDITRDVPKHIDRYQELFANGDLFLPVCDYFKEKLICYGCPEQKIVTHYSAIDLDHFVFKRKKLSEDGIIRIISVGRLVEKKGFAYLVNAIWLLVKKYPNIQCTIVGDGPLYSRLDRRIKKFKLTKHITVSGWVTHETLIELFEQSDIFVLPSVTARDGDKEGIPNTLKEAMAFGLPVISTYHAGIPELIEHHATGLLVPEKSADVLATAIEWLITHTGCWKSITHAARIRIETYFDAKKNSIQLSELLEQLYRM from the coding sequence ATGTTCGGTGGTAATTGCAATTTGTTTGGTTTGAAACAGTTGAAATCACGTGCTACAGTCATGACTATGATGATGAAATGTTATTTTTTTATACGAGCATTTATTCTTTCTTTTTTTTGCCAAGTAGGATGGCGTTTGTCGTTTTCTATATTATTTCTATTATTTTTTAACTCGCTGTATGCGCTTAAGATTCTAGTTGTAGTTGGTACATTTCCACTTATTTGTGAGACTGTTATTTTAAATCAAATTACTGGTTTGATTGATAATGGGCATGATGTATATATCTATGCTCGAAGAAAAGGCAATATCAAAAAAATGCAACCAGATGTTAATCGCTATCAGCTCCTAAATCGCGTTTACTATAAAGCATATCCAAAAAATATTAATACATATGATGTTATCCTTGCTCAGTTTGGCCCTCGAGGAACGGATTTCAGAAAGATTAAAGAAAAAGGTTTTACTGGAAAGTTGGTTACTTGTTTTCGTGGATCAGATATTACACGAGATGTTCCAAAACACATAGATCGTTATCAAGAATTGTTTGCAAATGGCGATCTATTTCTTCCTGTTTGTGATTATTTTAAAGAAAAGCTCATTTGCTATGGATGTCCTGAGCAAAAAATTGTTACTCATTATTCGGCAATTGATTTAGATCATTTTGTATTTAAGCGAAAAAAATTGTCTGAAGATGGAATAATTCGTATTATTTCTGTGGGAAGATTGGTTGAAAAAAAAGGATTTGCATACTTAGTCAATGCCATATGGCTGTTGGTAAAAAAGTACCCTAACATACAGTGTACTATTGTTGGCGATGGCCCCTTATATTCGAGACTTGATAGACGAATCAAAAAGTTTAAGTTAACAAAACATATTACTGTTTCTGGATGGGTAACTCATGAAACACTCATTGAATTATTTGAACAATCAGATATTTTTGTATTGCCGTCTGTGACCGCAAGAGATGGAGATAAGGAAGGTATACCAAACACGCTTAAAGAGGCAATGGCTTTTGGTTTACCAGTTATTTCTACATATCATGCTGGCATACCAGAATTGATTGAGCATCATGCTACGGGATTACTTGTACCTGAGAAAAGTGCTGATGTATTGGCGACAGCTATTGAATGGCTAATAACACATACCGGTTGTTGGAAAAGTATTACTCATGCTGCACGAATAAGAATTGAGACGTATTTTGATGCAAAAAAGAACAGTATACAGTTGAGCGAACTTCTTGAACAACTATACAGAATGTAA
- a CDS encoding NTP transferase domain-containing protein: MKKITYAFSILLTLFTSTQTIENLHGVVLAAGKSRRFNTDYSKLSAPICGLPMILHVISPLAQLDMPITLVVGYKKEIVADIITKAKVPNVFLTEQQEQLGTGHALLCAIDTLQADNIMVVNGDMPLVSTETIQALYDKHIETDATISIVTSYCVDPNIEYGRIVEHDGKTEVIEAKHFTYDIHDYPYVNAGIYLISRDFLEKHLQKVQQNSVTGEFYITDLVKIASDNNHTVATIAVPFETIHGVNTLKQLAHVEHMICNNIIESFMNQGVRFIKPDSIHLDVDVTIGKNTIIHPGVHIYNGTTIGKNCIIKPFVILDGVIVPDNTTIDAYSNLVG, from the coding sequence ATGAAAAAAATAACATATGCATTTTCTATATTACTTACATTGTTTACATCTACCCAAACTATTGAAAATCTACACGGTGTAGTACTAGCAGCTGGAAAATCTCGCCGATTCAATACTGACTATAGTAAGCTCAGTGCACCTATTTGTGGGTTACCAATGATCTTACATGTTATTTCACCATTAGCCCAGCTAGACATGCCAATAACATTAGTAGTTGGTTACAAAAAAGAAATCGTTGCAGATATTATCACAAAGGCAAAGGTTCCAAATGTTTTTCTTACAGAACAACAAGAACAGTTAGGAACCGGCCATGCGCTGTTATGCGCAATTGATACATTACAAGCGGATAACATTATGGTAGTCAATGGAGATATGCCACTAGTAAGTACAGAAACCATTCAAGCACTATATGATAAACATATAGAAACTGACGCTACAATAAGTATTGTCACTTCTTATTGTGTTGATCCAAATATCGAATACGGTAGAATTGTAGAACATGATGGTAAAACAGAAGTTATTGAAGCAAAACATTTTACGTATGATATTCATGACTATCCATATGTAAATGCTGGTATCTATTTAATCTCTCGTGATTTCTTAGAAAAACATTTACAAAAAGTACAGCAAAATAGTGTAACCGGCGAATTTTATATTACTGATTTGGTAAAAATCGCAAGTGATAATAATCATACTGTTGCAACTATTGCCGTCCCTTTTGAAACTATTCATGGAGTAAACACACTGAAACAGCTTGCGCATGTCGAGCACATGATCTGCAATAACATTATTGAATCTTTCATGAATCAAGGTGTACGCTTTATAAAACCTGACAGTATTCATCTTGATGTTGATGTAACCATTGGCAAAAATACAATCATTCATCCAGGTGTTCATATATATAATGGTACTACCATAGGTAAAAATTGCATCATCAAGCCATTTGTTATTTTAGATGGTGTAATTGTTCCTGATAATACAACTATTGATGCGTACAGTAATTTAGTTGGGTAA